In the genome of Paenibacillus sp. FSL R5-0766, one region contains:
- a CDS encoding Tex family protein, giving the protein MSEQETVLEPNEETIKAERHERIIKQVAKELSLSLKQVRTTSELLDEGNTIPFIARYRKEMTGELDENQLRSIEERIVYLRNLEDRKLEVIRIIEEQGKLTGELKQSITQAVKLQEVEDLYRPYRQKRKTRASVAKEKGLEPLAVWIWGQPKQGDALQEAAKYINAELGVEDAEAALQGAKDILAENIADDAAIRAWIRRYTLDHGMLTSEAKDAQEESVYENYYDYRELAKKMPPHRILAINRGERESILKVGLDVQAEPAHRHMEGQIIRGASAVQDILRDVIEDAYKRLIAPSIEREVRGELTEKGENQAISVFSANLRNLLLQPPIHGKRVLGVDPAYRTGCKLAVVDDTGKLLEVAVTYPTPPHNKKREAAEVFHRMIKQYDIGLIVIGNGTGSRETEQFVAEIIQENGDESLVYLIVNEAGASVYSASKLAQEEFPDLDVAERSAASIARRVQDPLAELVKIDPKAIGVGQYQHDVSQKILEESLKAVVESAVNHVGVDVNTASPSLLSYVAGVNATIAKNIVKYREENGRFTNRRQLQKVPRLGAKTYEQCVGFMRIGEGENPLDRTPIHPESYKVVDQLFKELQVALDKLGSKELSVLLSEQQPEQLAVKLDVGVPTLRDILDSLQRPGRDPREEMPLPIFRTDVLKIEDLVEGMELQGTVRNVIDFGAFVDIGIKSDGLVHISQLSNGYVKHPMDVVSVGDNVTVWVMSVDTKKGRVGLTMKKPASAQQSS; this is encoded by the coding sequence TTGTCTGAACAGGAAACGGTTCTGGAACCCAATGAAGAAACAATAAAGGCAGAACGCCATGAACGAATCATCAAACAGGTAGCCAAGGAACTGTCACTGTCCTTGAAGCAGGTCCGTACAACGTCGGAGCTTCTGGACGAAGGCAATACGATTCCATTTATCGCCCGCTACCGTAAAGAAATGACTGGAGAGCTGGATGAGAACCAGCTGCGATCGATTGAAGAACGCATTGTTTATCTGCGCAATCTTGAGGATCGCAAATTGGAAGTCATCCGTATTATAGAGGAACAGGGCAAGCTGACAGGAGAACTGAAGCAATCCATTACCCAGGCTGTGAAGCTGCAGGAAGTGGAAGATCTGTATCGACCTTACCGTCAGAAGCGGAAAACGCGTGCCAGTGTGGCCAAGGAGAAAGGTCTTGAGCCCCTTGCTGTATGGATCTGGGGTCAACCGAAACAAGGAGATGCACTCCAGGAAGCTGCGAAATATATCAATGCTGAACTGGGTGTAGAAGATGCGGAGGCGGCGCTTCAGGGAGCCAAAGACATTCTCGCGGAGAACATCGCAGATGATGCTGCCATTCGTGCCTGGATTCGTCGGTACACCTTGGATCACGGCATGCTGACTTCAGAAGCGAAGGATGCTCAAGAAGAGTCCGTGTACGAGAATTATTATGATTACCGCGAACTAGCCAAAAAGATGCCCCCACACCGTATTCTCGCAATTAATCGCGGTGAACGTGAGAGTATTCTGAAAGTCGGCCTGGACGTACAGGCAGAACCGGCCCATCGCCATATGGAAGGACAGATCATTCGTGGTGCTTCTGCCGTGCAGGATATCCTGCGTGATGTGATTGAAGATGCTTACAAGCGGCTGATTGCGCCTTCCATTGAGCGAGAAGTTCGGGGAGAACTTACGGAAAAAGGTGAAAATCAGGCCATATCGGTATTCTCGGCCAATCTGCGTAACCTGTTGCTTCAACCGCCGATTCATGGCAAACGTGTGCTGGGTGTCGATCCTGCCTATCGTACCGGTTGTAAACTGGCTGTAGTAGATGATACGGGCAAGCTGCTTGAAGTGGCTGTGACCTACCCAACGCCACCACACAACAAGAAACGTGAAGCTGCGGAAGTATTCCATCGGATGATCAAGCAATATGATATCGGACTGATCGTCATTGGTAATGGTACCGGATCACGTGAGACGGAGCAGTTTGTTGCCGAGATCATTCAGGAGAACGGTGATGAAAGTCTTGTGTATCTGATTGTTAACGAAGCAGGTGCGAGTGTATATTCTGCATCTAAGCTGGCCCAGGAAGAGTTCCCGGATCTGGATGTTGCGGAGCGCAGTGCAGCTTCCATTGCACGTCGTGTACAAGACCCGCTGGCGGAGTTGGTTAAGATTGATCCAAAAGCCATTGGCGTGGGTCAATATCAGCATGACGTCTCCCAGAAGATTCTCGAAGAAAGCCTGAAGGCTGTCGTGGAATCCGCAGTTAACCATGTGGGTGTGGATGTGAATACAGCATCACCTTCGTTGCTGTCATATGTTGCCGGAGTTAACGCTACGATTGCCAAAAACATCGTGAAGTACCGTGAAGAAAATGGCCGGTTTACGAACCGCCGTCAGCTTCAGAAGGTGCCACGTCTGGGTGCGAAGACTTATGAACAGTGCGTAGGATTTATGCGTATTGGTGAGGGCGAGAATCCATTGGATCGTACACCGATTCACCCTGAGTCCTACAAGGTGGTGGATCAGCTTTTCAAGGAGCTTCAGGTTGCACTGGACAAGCTGGGAAGCAAGGAACTGTCGGTGTTACTGTCGGAGCAACAGCCAGAGCAATTGGCCGTGAAATTGGACGTAGGTGTGCCTACATTGCGTGACATTCTGGACAGCTTGCAGCGTCCGGGTCGTGACCCGCGTGAAGAAATGCCGTTGCCAATCTTCCGTACAGATGTATTGAAAATTGAGGATCTGGTGGAAGGCATGGAGCTGCAAGGTACGGTTCGGAACGTTATTGATTTTGGTGCCTTTGTTGATATTGGGATCAAGAGTGATGGGCTTGTCCATATTTCACAGCTCAGCAACGGGTATGTTAAACACCCGATGGACGTTGTGTCTGTCGGGGATAATGTAACGGTCTGGGTTATGAGTGTGGATACCAAAAAAGGCCGTGTCGGCCTGACGATGAAGAAGCCTGCTTCTGCGCAACAGTCTTCTTAA
- the cmpA gene encoding cortex morphogenetic protein CmpA, translating to MPQWLCNQLMRAFHKKDSRQIKLLNECWFFYRNKPANGTPRSAENEL from the coding sequence TTGCCTCAATGGCTTTGCAATCAACTGATGCGTGCATTTCACAAAAAGGACAGCCGGCAAATCAAGTTGCTGAACGAATGCTGGTTCTTTTATCGTAACAAACCAGCAAATGGCACACCACGCAGCGCGGAGAACGAACTTTAA
- a CDS encoding SprT family protein → MENEELQQWIEQVSLDHFGVPFTHEALFNSRLTTTGGRYMLKSHRIEINPHQLEAYGRDEVEKIIKHELCHYHLHIRGRGYQHRDPEFKALLQKVGGSRYCQSLPDGKGRKPLPYRYKLVCKSCGTEYLRKRKIDPKRYRCGRCAGKLGLHDI, encoded by the coding sequence ATGGAAAATGAGGAATTGCAACAATGGATTGAACAGGTATCACTGGATCATTTCGGAGTGCCGTTCACCCATGAAGCGTTGTTTAACAGTCGCCTGACCACGACAGGTGGGCGTTATATGCTCAAAAGTCACCGGATTGAGATCAATCCGCATCAACTCGAAGCCTATGGGCGAGATGAGGTTGAGAAAATCATCAAGCATGAGCTGTGTCACTATCATCTGCATATTCGTGGGCGCGGCTATCAGCATCGTGACCCGGAATTCAAGGCTTTATTGCAGAAGGTAGGTGGCTCGCGTTACTGCCAATCACTTCCTGACGGCAAAGGCAGAAAGCCGCTACCCTATCGTTATAAGCTGGTATGCAAGAGCTGTGGTACGGAATATTTGCGCAAGCGGAAAATAGATCCGAAGCGTTACCGATGTGGTCGTTGTGCGGGAAAACTGGGGCTTCACGACATATAG
- a CDS encoding response regulator transcription factor, producing MKAHSVLVVDDDPDISNAIEIFLRSEGIGVYKASNGEEALQKLQAHSVQLIIMDIMMPGLDGLQTTLEIRETCNVPIIMLSARTEDYDKIVGLNIGADDYIAKPFNPLELMARVKSQLRRFTGLGAQIHQSSEDAEQEIQVRGLVYNKQKKTMTLEGEDVRLTPTEFHILRLFMENKGRIFAIDEIYERVWKEPAFQPENTVAVHIRRIREKIEFNPREPKYIKVVWGIGYKLEE from the coding sequence TTGAAGGCCCACAGTGTATTGGTTGTTGATGATGATCCCGATATCAGCAATGCGATCGAAATTTTTTTGCGTAGTGAAGGAATCGGGGTCTACAAGGCGTCAAATGGGGAAGAGGCATTGCAAAAGCTCCAGGCTCATTCTGTTCAGCTCATTATTATGGATATTATGATGCCTGGATTGGATGGGCTGCAGACGACACTGGAAATTCGTGAAACCTGTAATGTGCCAATTATAATGTTGTCTGCCAGAACAGAGGATTATGATAAAATCGTAGGTTTGAACATCGGTGCGGATGATTACATAGCCAAGCCATTCAACCCATTGGAGCTTATGGCAAGGGTAAAGTCCCAGTTACGACGCTTCACCGGCCTGGGTGCGCAGATACATCAAAGTTCCGAAGATGCAGAACAGGAGATTCAGGTTCGTGGCCTGGTATATAACAAACAGAAGAAAACAATGACCTTGGAAGGAGAAGATGTTAGGCTGACGCCAACCGAATTTCACATACTTAGGCTTTTTATGGAGAATAAGGGCCGGATCTTTGCTATTGATGAAATCTATGAACGTGTATGGAAAGAGCCTGCCTTTCAACCGGAAAATACAGTCGCTGTTCACATCCGCAGAATCCGTGAGAAGATTGAATTTAATCCCAGAGAGCCCAAAT